In bacterium, a single genomic region encodes these proteins:
- a CDS encoding PrsW family glutamic-type intramembrane protease, whose amino-acid sequence MIELLKTGVSLLPVLIFLALLILLDSYKLVAKQLVAATIVAGAAAAALCAPVNALLVQTLPGGAAVYSRYLAPIVEESVKTIPLVVLFRGNRVGFMVDAAIYGFAVGAGFSLVENVFYLFSLKSANVVVWIIRGFGTAAMHAATMAMLAVITKTLIDRRGRLVGWAFLPGLLLAIATHSLFNHFILSPTLSTVLLMVLLPLLVVLVFQRSEKATEEWLGVGFDADQDLMGQLSTGEFSQTRIGQYLHTLQAHFPPAVVVDMFCLLRIRTELALRAKGVVMMRQAGIDVPPDPELREKFEEMAFLERSIGKTGMLAMRPFLHTSTRDLWQLTTIK is encoded by the coding sequence ATGATCGAACTGCTCAAGACGGGTGTCAGTCTGTTGCCGGTGCTGATCTTCCTGGCGCTGCTGATCCTGCTGGACAGTTACAAACTGGTCGCCAAGCAACTGGTGGCGGCGACGATCGTAGCCGGCGCGGCGGCGGCGGCGCTGTGCGCCCCGGTCAACGCCCTCCTGGTGCAGACTCTCCCCGGCGGCGCTGCGGTCTACTCACGCTACCTGGCGCCAATCGTCGAGGAGAGCGTCAAGACAATCCCCCTCGTCGTGCTGTTCCGCGGCAACCGTGTCGGCTTCATGGTTGACGCCGCCATCTATGGGTTCGCGGTCGGCGCGGGGTTCTCGCTGGTGGAGAATGTCTTCTATCTGTTCAGCCTCAAGAGCGCCAATGTGGTGGTGTGGATCATCCGCGGTTTCGGCACCGCCGCCATGCACGCCGCCACCATGGCGATGCTGGCGGTCATCACCAAGACCCTGATTGATCGCCGCGGCCGTCTTGTCGGGTGGGCGTTCCTCCCCGGCCTGCTGTTGGCGATCGCCACGCACTCGCTGTTTAATCACTTCATCCTCTCCCCCACCCTGTCCACCGTGCTGCTCATGGTCCTTTTGCCGCTTTTGGTCGTGCTTGTCTTTCAGCGCAGCGAGAAGGCCACCGAGGAGTGGTTGGGCGTGGGCTTTGACGCCGATCAGGATCTGATGGGTCAGTTGTCCACCGGCGAGTTTTCGCAGACGCGCATCGGACAGTACCTGCACACCCTGCAGGCGCATTTTCCACCCGCGGTGGTCGTGGATATGTTCTGCCTGTTGCGCATCCGCACCGAGCTGGCCCTGCGCGCCAAGGGCGTGGTGATGATGCGTCAGGCGGGCATCGATGTGCCCCCCGATCCCGAACTGCGGGAGAAATTCGAAGAGATGGCCTTCCTCGAACGCAGCATCGGCAAGACCGGGATGCTGGCCATGCGTCCCTTCCTGCACACCTCCACCCGCGACCTCTGGCAGTTAACCACGATCAAGTAG